CTTACGGATTCATTCTCTCTTTGTTTTTATCGCTACGGTCTGTCAGATCTCTCTCTCTTTCCCTCTCAAAACCCTAATTTATCAATCAGACTTCGTTCAATTcacctttctttttttctttttttcaatttcagaACTTCGATCTTGATTAATTCTTTTGCTGTTCCGATCAGATCAGGTCAACAATTCTCGAATCGGTGTTTCAACATCTTCTTCTAATAATCGGCAACCATCTTCTTctgaagattgttttctgactCGATTTTACTCTCTCCAAACTTGATCTATCTCTGGTAAATTCTACTCTCCCTTTTCCGATTTATCTCATTTTTGTGTGTTGTCAATTTCTCTGGGTTGATTTTGCATTTTGTGATTTCATCGGTTTTTGATTTTAAGCAATTATAATGATCAATTTGTATTTTCAGTGTTGTAAATGCATAATTTCATATGGTTTTTGCATTTTGCTTTCAGACATATGTTTATTGTATGTTTTGGATgagattataattatcaatttgtATATAAGTTATGTACATACAATCTATATATCTATAAGAAGCCAATGTGCCctgaaaaaacctaaaataccCATATCTAAAAATTTGACACCAcatcaaaaaacctaaaatgcCCCTAACTAACAAAAATCAGAAAACAAAGTCTCTCCTAAATTTGGTCCAAGGTAAATTTGCAAGTTTTggttaggtttagggtttgcaaGAGTTGATGCAAGCTTAATTAaatattcttaataaaaatttatccaaacaatttCATCGCTTTatccaaacaataaaatttgaaaataaaggGAATTTAATTGAATTGTCTGTTATTTtaaatcccttgaatttctagaattcctcatccaaacacactctaaggtcATATGCATATAATccatagaaaaaaaaaggtttaaaacAGCAACACATACTCACGATTTCAATTAGCATGGTTTTAGAACATATTTGATTTATAGGCCATGATTtttattacttatattttgaaCTTTTGTcgtttaaaaaattcatatgtaattcatattttcaataataaaaaaataagtttggTTAGTTGATAGTGATGCTATCTACACCTCCCTttgtgcaaaaaatttggttaacTTTAACCAAATCACTAATCAAACTTGTTCCAAATTTAAAAAGCCCAACCCAGTTAATAAAAAACCAAACCGGTCCATATAACTTCAGAAAAGGTAAACCTCATTAAACCGGTTCAGGACTGGTTTATTCACAAAAGCTTAAACGCTTTTCCTCTTTTGCAAATCGCTTATTCActcacaataaaaataaaatcgcTTATTCACAAACGGCCGAAGCGCTTATCCTTTCTCTACAAACACTGAAGCGCTTAAACTCTGATTAACGCTTCTCttctcttcatcttttgttcatCACTTCTTTCTCTGGTAAGTTCATCACACATTCATCTATTTTGTTCTCGCTttcatttttgttcattttgttcttctttttcGTTCTCACATAGTAATTGTTCTCTTTCACTTTTCGTGATAGTTGATTTTTAAGGTTTCTTTTAGTTTAGAGATCAAGTTTGTtcgccattaaaaaaaaaaaagagatcaaGTTTGTTCACAAATTACATATGATCAGTGGCGAGTATACCGCCGGGCATGCCTGGCACGTGCCTGGGCTGcccttcttatatatatatatatatatatattttttttttaaaatgaaaacaaaaacagaaaaaggaaGAGTTAGAATTTGCTTTCGCTTTCTCGATCCCTCTCTCTCAAAATCGCTGTTCCTCTCTCACCCACCGCCACCGGCCGCCGCTCTCAATCCCTCTCTCACTGCTCTCAATCTCTCTCCCTCACCTCGCCGTAACGCCGTTCAATCTTCCGCCGCAGCCGCACCACTGCTCAGCTCACCGCGCCGCACCACACCGCACCGCACTCACTCTTTCTCTTCGTCTCGTTTCAGGTAAGCAAACTAACATActgcaattaatttttaacaacctaaccttctcaatctagaatctttgtttgatgatttggtgttgttttgaattttaaatttattaagctgttttgattgttaagtgattatataaataagctgttttggttatataaataagtagttttggttggttctgcaatagtgtttttgttctaaaataGTGAGAATGAAGGGTTTTTGTTCTAAAAACTATTTGATTTCATGATGCCTCTTGTTGTAAACTAACTTGGTGATTTTCTACTTTGTGATATTATTGTCATCGTAACTGCAACTAAAACTTTGTTTAATTGTGGACATTTGTGTTGTGTTCACTTTGATGGATCAAAATCACCTTTGTTGATGAagcactttctttcttttataagcTGATGACAAACCTTGTATTCTTGATCTCAGTTTGATCTTATACACAATATTAAATAAGAATAAGATAGTCTTGTGATATTTGTATTCAGTTTGAAATGTAGTCTCGTTGATCAGATATCAGTTTCTTTCTCACAGTTGTTTGTTATGGATTTCTTTCATTAGGGGAAATTACATTATATTATGTTGATTTCATAATTGACCAAGCCTTACAATAGGCATACTACAAGTGTATATTGTGAagaatattttcttttgcataaaaagagaagtactaatgtaatttaaatatgtttttgaattgCAGAAACAACTTTgtcttttaaatattattgtatCTAGAAATTTGGTTGATAAAATTCCCTCCAAAATTTTGCCTAGGCTCTCTAATATTACTGGAATCGCCACTgcatatgataatgataatttcaattgaattttaGCATGTTACATTGCCATTGGCAATTAAGAAGATTGAAAATTAATGAAAACtataatcaatcaaaattacCATAGTTTAGCATCATTCTGAACGACGAGGACAATAAACTATAATAACTTTGGATTGTAAAATCCAACAAAAATTGGAGAATAAAGAAATTGTGAAAAAAGAAATGGTAAGAAGACGATTATGCAGATTTAATTGAAGTTAAAAATACAAGGTTAACTCGAGTCGTTATTTTGTAGTCCGAGAGTTTGAGCAGTGGAAGGGGTGTATTCGGGGAATGTGTTCAGCAAGCCTTACTGAGAATGTTGGAGAGCACCTTAGGTCAATTTTACTATTAAGATTTTGTTCTGGTGCAAATATACAATATAGGAAAAGTGTGTGTCATATCCTATTTCTACCTAAGTATATAATTTATCGTTCTTTAACATTGCCCTACATATCCCACAAATATTTACAAAATTCAGATTTTGATAGTTGTAGAAAATGTTTAGCAATTGGATGAAGCCACTGTGCAGTCTGTTTTTACCATATTATAACTCATGACATAAGCATTGTAAATTTTGAGATAACTATCTGGAATTTCATTGGTACGGTACCTGATAAAGGAGCTGGCAAGCTTCATTCTGGTGAGAACGTCCTGATATGTTAGATTAGTCCCGACATTCTATTATTGACTCGCATAAGGGAAAGAAGCACAATTTTTGTGGTTAAAATTTCATAATTGAACATATTAATCTTAGCGGAAGAAAATGAAGTTGGTTTTAACTGATAAATGGAAGCTTTTACTTTTCTGAATATCATTACTGTCTGCATATCTGTTTGAACATCATCGCTTTGCTCATTCTTATGATTTATGATGTGCTGTAGTTGATAAGTTCGAAGAACCTTCCTATGTGTGAAACTAAAGATGACATACTGAAAATGCATCAAGTGGCACTTTTTTTTAACTTGTTGTCATGATGAATCTCCTGGATGCAtatttttttcaccattttCGATAATTTCTTTTCACAATTTCTTTATTCTCCAATTTTTGTTGGATTTTACAATCCAAAGTTATTATAGTTTATTGTCCTCTTTGTTCACAATGATGCTAGACTATGATAATTTTGATTAGTTATTATAGTTTTCATAGATTTCCAATCTTCTTAATTGCCAATGGCAATGTAGCatgttaaaattaaattgaaattatcatatgtAATTTGTGAACAAACTTGGTTGAAACAATCCCTTCAAAGAAAATGATGACAGTTATTGTAATTtttgtattcaatttttttaacaaaaattatcaaaaatattATAGCCTTGTAAATCACTTTTAATACTTTATAGTATGTCATGGgattaaatcaattttattttatttcaaaaacttGATTGATTCTTAGGTTTTTGTGCACCTCCAAATCCTTCAGCTCCAAGATGTTTGGTTTTCGCCGAATTGTTTCTAATGTTGCTGTCTGCCTTCGTCAAAACCTATCGGTGAGTTTATGACTGCTGTCCTTTTTCATTTTAGATTGTTATGACTCAATTGTGTTTTTACGATTTTGAATAGTGTAGGGTTTTGTTTCTTCTTAGCTTCAACTTAAGGATTTTTGTCTTGTGTTTTGTGTCATGCTCTGTGCATAAAGAATCAAACTAATTGCACCAATTTGGTTTTGTGCAGCTTCGTGGCTGTGTGCAAGTACGAAATATAAACATTGGAGGTGGTCTTGGAGGTGAGATTCCAGACGGCAAGCGACTTTCGTATGCTCTTCAGCATATCCACGGGATTGGCCGTGCAAAAGCTCATCACATTGTGTGTGAGCTTGGAGTTGAAAACAAATATGTGAAGGACCTAAGCAAAAGAGAACTATATTCTCTTCGTGAATTGCTTTCCAAGTACTTGATTGGAAATGATTTGGTACTCTCGTCTTCTTTACTTTTTGATTTTGCACCTTCTCTATGTTTTGTTCCATAATATAATGTATAAGTGTGTGATTGGTTTGGttgcttttttttcttcagaaaAAGTTAGTTGAGAGAGATGTGGCAAGGTTGGTGGGTATTCAATGCTACAGAGGGATCAGGCACGTCGATGGCTTACCCTGTCGGGGACAGCGAACTCATACAAATTCTCGCACTAGGAAGAAAATGCCTACTTACCGGGGTTCAAGATAAATGCTGCTCAAGTAAAAGATGAGTTGTGTTACTGCTCTGCTTTGAGCTTATCAAATAAGTTTTGTTAAAAACTTGATTACATTACCTAGATCCACACACATTAACTTTAAATTATGAATTATCCTTGGCATGCTTATTGGCTTATCATTGCTTTGAAAGGATAGTACTAGTTTTTGGCATTGACTTTGTCTTgatggattttttattttattctttttaaagAATTGTAGTATTATTTAATCGAACGTTCAATGACAGCCACATAGTATATCACATTATTGCGAGAAAGAATATCATGTTGAAGGCAAGAAATGTAGGTCAACATTAATTTCATTGACACAGATGGTTATTCCCTTTCTGTTATTTTAGatataaaaaagaagaatttaacttaacatacaacaacagttgtTACTCAGCTAAGACTCGATGGTTGGACTCCTTTGAATTCTGTAAAACCTAATCCAAATTTTATGAGAATTCCAATATTTTGACCCCAAACAAAGGGCCACCAAGCAGGAAGCAACACATCTCTTGATCAGCGGAAAAACAAATGTCATAAACTATTGGTTTAAATGTAGTTTTGATCctccaagtttcacaattgcttgattttggcccctcacatttcaattgcttgattttaaccctttaagtttcacaattgcttgattttagccctccaagtttcaattgctcgattttgaccccccaagtttaccccattttgcatttgctaaCCCCCGTTTgactttttttgactaaaaattgtttatgtgacattttaaaaaaaattaaaaatatgttttaattaaaaaaaattaaaaataataatatttgctttataaaaatgtattaaaaattgtttttttaataaaaggtttaataattattttttatttaaaaaaaagtttcaaagtttttaaaaaatagttcataaaatgtttttttttttacttttttatataacaaaattattttacaaactacatataataagaaaaatattttataatttagttttaaaaaacaatttgtaatttatttatttatttatttttaagtacttatttaattttaaaatgttacaTAACCAATTTCaacgggggctagcaaatgcaaaaggaggTAAACTTGGGGactaaaatcgagcaattgaaacttggaggctaaaatcaagcaattgtgaaactttgGGGGTTAAATTCAAGCAATTGAAACAtgaggggccaaaatcaagtAATTGTGAAATttgaggggccaaaactgcatttaagcctaaactattttcaaatatcCATAGTGGTGATTAACTATAAAGAACCTATTTATAAGAAATTTACACTTTAGTGCACCTCGATTAACGATGCTCTAAGCAACATCAAAATGTAATTgcaaaataaattgattaagaataaaaaaagtataGAAATTTTGATGGCTTAGAGAAATCCTAGCATTTTCCTAGTAAATTTATAATACTGTAGTAATTGACTTTagtttaggttttttttttttttgacaaattgacTTTAGTTTCCTAGCATCTCTCAAATTTGGATTCTTTAACACCTTGTGAGACTTTATATAGATAATATTGAGGactcaaacttaatattttcaaaataacctATTTCCACCACTACttgtaccattttttttttaagcaaccaCTACTTGTACCATTAAATGTTTATAATtcaataaatgaataaatttacTTATCAGCAAAGGAATGTGAACAGTAGCAATGGAGGTGTAGGTAGTATCAACCTAGAGCAAAACCTGGTCAAACTTTACAGGCCCATCAGCCCATGAATATATAGGTCCATGTAAAACTTGTACCGCATCGCAGTGATGGCATGTGGCAAATGCATAGCCGTTTGATCCGTATAGTTTCCAAGACCGCGCGTGAATAAGCTACATAACCTTTTTTGCCGCTCAAATTTGTTCTTAATCACTTCACTGGCAGCTTAAGCTCAGAAATTATAGAACACGACGAACTCAACTTTGCTCTTTTCTTCTCGATTTGGAGCTTCTCTGAAGCAATCGCAACTTCTTCTCAAACTTACTCTGTTGTGgtagtttctttttcttcaattctAATCTCATTTCGTGTTCGTTTTTACTTGCTGAGAAAATCCAAACGATCGAAGAAAATGCGTAATTATTACAATATTGTATGTTTCGAATTAGTACACTGTTCAAAATGTTACCGGAAATTCAATTTGTATTTCGCTTCTCGCATAGCTGAATTTGAGATATTCAATTCATGCTCTATATTCATTTCTCTGTGATTGTGTAAATTACGTGCTAGAATACCATTGCCTAGGGTTTGCACATGATATAGTATACAAATTACCGGAAATATATTTGATTgagatatgattttttttc
This portion of the Trifolium pratense cultivar HEN17-A07 linkage group LG3, ARS_RC_1.1, whole genome shotgun sequence genome encodes:
- the LOC123915540 gene encoding small ribosomal subunit protein S13, mitochondrial-like, with the translated sequence MKTKTEKGRVRICFRFLDPSLSKSLFLSHPPPPAAALNPSLTALNLSPSPRRNAVQSSAAAAPLLSSPRRTTPHRTHSFSSSRFRFLCTSKSFSSKMFGFRRIVSNVAVCLRQNLSLRGCVQVRNINIGGGLGGEIPDGKRLSYALQHIHGIGRAKAHHIVCELGVENKYVKDLSKRELYSLRELLSKYLIGNDLKKLVERDVARLVGIQCYRGIRHVDGLPCRGQRTHTNSRTRKKMPTYRGSR